One Suricata suricatta isolate VVHF042 chromosome X, meerkat_22Aug2017_6uvM2_HiC, whole genome shotgun sequence genomic region harbors:
- the NHSL2 gene encoding NHS-like protein 2 isoform X1, translating into METAESVTLFWSRGAAANSGRENATATAHSRSSWRQPVNVFLSSGRPPSVEELLREAQLNLQSLLQEEYEEQYSEARLLGQTFRSADEAPESTNSPRPQAGRRLEFVLMPTNRQLSEDETTTQGVRAPEASLSLSTTADKQAAWNSPFPLPILEEKRWLQPCSTHSDIVPINISGQQFDKHASLRHSLFNTETAVNPKSTLRRRRTIIGFSNFSQRDQGHSNSPSGSVAHSATSDIRLSRSVPEDVHGRVAVGQEARFPNLTSSVLRSPSSDPEEVLQARRGAHPPGMESIGMVYSITSSCNGPTESMFSASWKGDTFTYMTPSATSQSTQVIENGKNPSSGNAWVSLHTLPPLVPKETATLVVTRDNPAGCSGSAGYSEHPTQQMQAVERPSRIGLLTSGISQLETGPDGASRFRERSLSVPTDSGTTELDYEEEQKASEACALPYDRTGSEGSNSADNIASHRAQQEAQHRRQRSKSISLRKAKKKPSPPMRSVSLVKDEPVLLPEGGSALPKEQRPRSLCLSLEHQGRHSSHQDGRGHPAVPTFKDPEGTQFSHHWYLTDWKSGDTCQSLSSSSTATGTTVIECTQAQGSSESLASPSTSRATTPSQLSIEVEAREVSSPGRPTGLMSPSSGYSSQSETPTPTVSMSLTLGHLPPPSGSVRVRPVVPERKSSLPPTSPMEKMSKSWLSFDLPLTSSTNLDLSGMSISIRSKTKVSRHHSDTNFGAKLAQKMSPNQPVMPMVTQSDLRSIRLRSVSKSEPEDDIESPDYAEEAGAEVFTLPERKMKPPIAEKPPVARRPPSLVHKPPSVPREYPLTSPTLATTPKSSIQHMRPFPPDVYTAVRKPKSSSPEGRSPGESTAPSSFVFTPFAGSSGAFFSGTQQPPQGNMEDGGPKVRALPERISLQSEEEAEKKKGKIPPPVPKKPSVLYLPFTSPTAQMDVYGTEPRLSLSPIITLQEEARYPPTSDHLQSPGTRTTSTPEAEGGREASPLGSSTEASTEEKSVISDKTAEWIAEEDDDVFVASRTTEDLFTVIHRSKRKLLGWKEPGEAFAGGSRPSSHSPIKNTADSPISESAASAGSSGSANLDAGRNDDFKALLQKKGSKATPRSRPSAAELLKTTNPLARRIIAQFSKDYETTSDPST; encoded by the exons CTGCAGCTAACTCAGGTCGGGAAAATGCGACAGCGACTGCCCACTCGAGGTCGTCATGGCGACAGCCAGTGAACGTGTTCCTTTCCTCGGGCAGGCCCCCGAGTGTAGAGGAGCTGCTTCGAGAGGCGCAGCTCAATCTCCAGAGCCTGTTGCAAG AAGAATATGAGGAACAGTACTCGGAGGCCAGACTCCTGGGGCAGACCTTCCGCTCTGCTGATGAGGCCCCTGAGTCCACCAATAGCCCAAGGCCCCAGGCTGGCAGGCGTCTGGAGTTTGTGTTGATG CCTACAAATCGGCAGCTGAGCGAGGATGAGACTACCACCCAGGGTGTGAGGGCCCCTGAGGCCTCCCTGAGCCTGTCTACCACAGCCGACAAGCAAGCTGCCTGGAAtagccccttccctctgcccatcctAGAGGAGAAACGGTGGCTTCAACCTTGCTCCACGCACTCTGACATTGTGCCCATCAACATCTCTG GGCAGCAGTTTGATAAACATGCAAGTTTGCGACACTCCTTGTTTAACACGGAGACAGCCGTGAACCCCAAATCCACCCTGAGGCGGAGGCGGACCATTATTGGATTCTCTAACTTTTCACAGCGAGACCAAG GTCACAGCAACAGCCCATCAGGCAGTGTGGCCCACTCTGCCACCTCCGACATCAGGCTCAGTCGTTCAGTCCCAGAAGATGTCCATGGAAGAGTTGCAGTTGGTCAGGAAGCTCGTTTCCCAAATCTCACTTCATCGGTACTGAGGAGTCCTTCGAGTGATCCAGAAGAAGTTCTCCAGGCGCGTCGTGGTGCACACCCTCCTGGCATGGAGAGCATAGGAATGGTGTATAGCATCACCAGTTCTTGCAATGGACCAACGGAGTCGATGTTCTCTGCTTCCTGGAAGGGAGATACTTTTACCTACATGACTCCAAGTGCCACCAGTCAGAGCACTCAAGtcattgaaaatggaaaaaatccttCCTCTGGGAATGCTTGGGTCTCTCTGCACACACTGCCACCTCTAGTTCCTAAGGAGACTGCTACCCTCGTTGTCACTCGTGATAACCCAGCAGGATGCAGTGGGTCAGCAGGCTACTCTGAGCACCCTACTCAACAAATGCAGGCAGTGGAACGACCCTCCAGGATTGGCCTTCTCACTAGTGGTATCTCACAGCTGGAGACAGGCCCAGATGGGGCCAGCAGGTTCCGGGAGCGGTCACTGTCTGTGCCCACAGACTCAGGCACCACAGAGTTGGATTATGAGGAGGAACAGAAGGCCAGCGAAGCCTGTGCCCTTCCTTATGACCGTACAGGTTCTGAGGGCAGTAACAGTGCTGACAACATTGCCTCTCATAGGGCCCAACAGGAGGCCCAGCACAGAAGGCAGAGGTCCAAGAGTATCTCACTCAGGAAGGCCAAGAAGAAGCCTTCCCCACCAATGCGCAGTGTCTCACTGGTCAAAGATGAGCCAGTCCTCTTGCCAGAAGGTGGGTCAGCCCTACCCAAGGAACAGAGGCCCAGGAGCCTTTGCCTCTCCTTGGAACACCAGGGACGTCACTCATCCCACCAGGATGGTCGGGGTCACCCAGCTGTGCCAACCTTCAAAGATCCAGAAGGCACACAATTCTCCCACCACTGGTACCTTACTGACTGGAAGTCTGGTGACACTTGCCAATCCTTGTCCAGCTCCAGCACTGCCACAGGCACCACAGTCATTGAGTGCACCCAAGCTCAGGGCAGCTCAGAGTCTCTTGCCTCCCCTTCCACATCCAGAGCCACGACACCTTCCCAGCTCTCCATCGAGGTGGAGGCCAGGGAAGTATCCTCCCCAGGAAGGCCTACTGGGCTGATGTCACCCTCCAGTGGATACTCCAGCCAGTCAGAGACACCAACCCCCACAGTCTCCATGTCCTTGACCCTGGGCCACTTGCCCCCTCCAAGTGGCAGTGTCCGGGTGCGTCCAGTGGTGCCTGAGAGGAAGTCATCACTACCCCCGACATCACCCATGGAGAAAATGTCCAAGTCATGGCTGTCGTTTGACCTACCATTGACCTCATCAACTAACCTGGATCTGTCTGGGATGAGTATCTCTATCCGAAGTAAAACCAAGGTGAGCCGGCATCACTCAGATACAAATTTTGGGGCCAAGCTGGCCCAGAAAATGAGCCCCAACCAACCAGTTATGCCCATGGTTACTCAGTCTGACCTACGTTCCATTCGCCTGAGGTCAGTCAGCAAGTCTGAGCCAGAAGATGACATCGAGAGCCCTGACTATGCTGAGGAAGCAGGAGCAGAAGTCTTCACCTtgccagagagaaaaatgaaacctcCCATAGCTGAGAAGCCCCCCGTGGCCCGAAGGCCTCCAAGCTTGGTGCACAAGCCACCATCTGTCCCCCGGGAGTACCCGCTAACTTCACCTACCTTGGCTACAACCCCCAAGAGCTCCATTCAACACATGAGGCCATTCCCTCCAGACGTCTACACCGCGGTGCGGAAACCAAAGTCCTCCAGCCCTGAGGGCAGAAGCCCAGGGGAGTCAACAGCACCCTCATCTTTTGTTTTCACCCCTTTCGCTGGTTCCTCTGGTGCCTTCTTCTCAGGAACACAGCAACCTCCCCAGGGAAATATGGAGGATGGAGGCCCTAAGGTGAGAGCCCTGCCTGAAAGAATTAGCCTCCAGAgcgaggaagaagcagagaaaaagaaaggcaagatcCCACCTCCTGTCCCAAAAAAGCCCAGCGTGCTGTACCTGCCTTTCACATCACCCACAGCTCAAATGGATGTGTACGGGACAGAACCAAGGCTGTCGCTCAGCCCCATCATCACCCTGCAGGAAGAAGCCAGGTATCCCCCGACCAGTGACCACCTGCAATCACCTGGTACAAGGACAACTTCAACACCAGAGGCTGAAGGTGGAAGGGAAGCAAGTCCTCTAG GGAGTTCTACGGAAGCAAGCACTGAAGAAAAAAGTGTAATCAGTGATAAAACAGCTGAATGGATTGCCGAAGAGGACGATGACGTGTTTGTGGCTTCACGCACAACTGAAGATTTGTTTACTGTGATACACAG GTCCAAGAGAAAGCTGCTTGGCTGGAAAGAGCCTGGTGAGGCCTTTGCTGGCGGCAGCAGACCAAGCTCCCATTCCCCAATAAAGAACACAGCTGATTCTCCCATCAGTGAGTCAGCTGCTTCTGCAGGGTCAAGCGGCAGTGCTAACCTAGATGCTGGCAGAAACGATGATTTCAAGGCCTTGCTACAGAAGAAGGGGAGCAAGGCAACTCCAAGGTCCCGCCCTTCAGCAGCCGAACTGCTGAAGACCACTAACCCACTGGCTCGGAGAATTATTGCCCAATTTTCAAAAGACTATGAAACCACCAGTGACCCCAGTACTTAA
- the NHSL2 gene encoding NHS-like protein 2 isoform X7, with protein sequence METAESVTLFWSRGAAANSGRENATATAHSRSSWRQPVNVFLSSGRPPSVEELLREAQLNLQSLLQEEYEEQYSEARLLGQTFRSADEAPESTNSPRPQAGRRLEFVLMPTNRQLSEDETTTQGVRAPEASLSLSTTADKQAAWNSPFPLPILEEKRWLQPCSTHSDIVPINISGQQFDKHASLRHSLFNTETAVNPKSTLRRRRTIIGFSNFSQRDQGHSNSPSGSVAHSATSDIRLSRSVPEDVHGRVAVGQEARFPNLTSSVLRSPSSDPEEVLQARRGAHPPGMESIGMVYSITSSCNGPTESMFSASWKGDTFTYMTPSATSQSTQVIENGKNPSSGNAWVSLHTLPPLVPKETATLVVTRDNPAGCSGSAGYSEHPTQQMQAVERPSRIGLLTSGISQLETGPDGASRFRERSLSVPTDSGTTELDYEEEQKASEACALPYDRTGSEGSNSADNIASHRAQQEAQHRRQRSKSISLRKAKKKPSPPMRSVSLVKDEPVLLPEGGSALPKEQRPRSLCLSLEHQGRHSSHQDGRGHPAVPTFKDPEGTQFSHHWYLTDWKSGDTCQSLSSSSTATGTTVIECTQAQGSSESLASPSTSRATTPSQLSIEVEAREVSSPGRPTGLMSPSSGYSSQSETPTPTVSMSLTLGHLPPPSGSVRVRPVVPERKSSLPPTSPMEKMSKSWLSFDLPLTSSTNLDLSGMSISIRSKTKVSRHHSDTNFGAKLAQKMSPNQPVMPMVTQSDLRSIRLRSVSKSEPEDDIESPDYAEEAGAEVFTLPERKMKPPIAEKPPVARRPPSLVHKPPSVPREYPLTSPTLATTPKSSIQHMRPFPPDVYTAVRKPKSSSPEGRSPGESTAPSSFVFTPFAGSSGAFFSGTQQPPQGNMEDGGPKVRALPERISLQSEEEAEKKKGKIPPPVPKKPSVLYLPFTSPTAQMDVYGTEPRLSLSPIITLQEEARYPPTSDHLQSPGTRTTSTPEAEGGREASPLGSSTEASTEEKSVISDKTAEWIAEEDDDVFVASRTTEDLFTVIHRPQDGLPAMPCAAPQPASIQHATASCLLNL encoded by the exons CTGCAGCTAACTCAGGTCGGGAAAATGCGACAGCGACTGCCCACTCGAGGTCGTCATGGCGACAGCCAGTGAACGTGTTCCTTTCCTCGGGCAGGCCCCCGAGTGTAGAGGAGCTGCTTCGAGAGGCGCAGCTCAATCTCCAGAGCCTGTTGCAAG AAGAATATGAGGAACAGTACTCGGAGGCCAGACTCCTGGGGCAGACCTTCCGCTCTGCTGATGAGGCCCCTGAGTCCACCAATAGCCCAAGGCCCCAGGCTGGCAGGCGTCTGGAGTTTGTGTTGATG CCTACAAATCGGCAGCTGAGCGAGGATGAGACTACCACCCAGGGTGTGAGGGCCCCTGAGGCCTCCCTGAGCCTGTCTACCACAGCCGACAAGCAAGCTGCCTGGAAtagccccttccctctgcccatcctAGAGGAGAAACGGTGGCTTCAACCTTGCTCCACGCACTCTGACATTGTGCCCATCAACATCTCTG GGCAGCAGTTTGATAAACATGCAAGTTTGCGACACTCCTTGTTTAACACGGAGACAGCCGTGAACCCCAAATCCACCCTGAGGCGGAGGCGGACCATTATTGGATTCTCTAACTTTTCACAGCGAGACCAAG GTCACAGCAACAGCCCATCAGGCAGTGTGGCCCACTCTGCCACCTCCGACATCAGGCTCAGTCGTTCAGTCCCAGAAGATGTCCATGGAAGAGTTGCAGTTGGTCAGGAAGCTCGTTTCCCAAATCTCACTTCATCGGTACTGAGGAGTCCTTCGAGTGATCCAGAAGAAGTTCTCCAGGCGCGTCGTGGTGCACACCCTCCTGGCATGGAGAGCATAGGAATGGTGTATAGCATCACCAGTTCTTGCAATGGACCAACGGAGTCGATGTTCTCTGCTTCCTGGAAGGGAGATACTTTTACCTACATGACTCCAAGTGCCACCAGTCAGAGCACTCAAGtcattgaaaatggaaaaaatccttCCTCTGGGAATGCTTGGGTCTCTCTGCACACACTGCCACCTCTAGTTCCTAAGGAGACTGCTACCCTCGTTGTCACTCGTGATAACCCAGCAGGATGCAGTGGGTCAGCAGGCTACTCTGAGCACCCTACTCAACAAATGCAGGCAGTGGAACGACCCTCCAGGATTGGCCTTCTCACTAGTGGTATCTCACAGCTGGAGACAGGCCCAGATGGGGCCAGCAGGTTCCGGGAGCGGTCACTGTCTGTGCCCACAGACTCAGGCACCACAGAGTTGGATTATGAGGAGGAACAGAAGGCCAGCGAAGCCTGTGCCCTTCCTTATGACCGTACAGGTTCTGAGGGCAGTAACAGTGCTGACAACATTGCCTCTCATAGGGCCCAACAGGAGGCCCAGCACAGAAGGCAGAGGTCCAAGAGTATCTCACTCAGGAAGGCCAAGAAGAAGCCTTCCCCACCAATGCGCAGTGTCTCACTGGTCAAAGATGAGCCAGTCCTCTTGCCAGAAGGTGGGTCAGCCCTACCCAAGGAACAGAGGCCCAGGAGCCTTTGCCTCTCCTTGGAACACCAGGGACGTCACTCATCCCACCAGGATGGTCGGGGTCACCCAGCTGTGCCAACCTTCAAAGATCCAGAAGGCACACAATTCTCCCACCACTGGTACCTTACTGACTGGAAGTCTGGTGACACTTGCCAATCCTTGTCCAGCTCCAGCACTGCCACAGGCACCACAGTCATTGAGTGCACCCAAGCTCAGGGCAGCTCAGAGTCTCTTGCCTCCCCTTCCACATCCAGAGCCACGACACCTTCCCAGCTCTCCATCGAGGTGGAGGCCAGGGAAGTATCCTCCCCAGGAAGGCCTACTGGGCTGATGTCACCCTCCAGTGGATACTCCAGCCAGTCAGAGACACCAACCCCCACAGTCTCCATGTCCTTGACCCTGGGCCACTTGCCCCCTCCAAGTGGCAGTGTCCGGGTGCGTCCAGTGGTGCCTGAGAGGAAGTCATCACTACCCCCGACATCACCCATGGAGAAAATGTCCAAGTCATGGCTGTCGTTTGACCTACCATTGACCTCATCAACTAACCTGGATCTGTCTGGGATGAGTATCTCTATCCGAAGTAAAACCAAGGTGAGCCGGCATCACTCAGATACAAATTTTGGGGCCAAGCTGGCCCAGAAAATGAGCCCCAACCAACCAGTTATGCCCATGGTTACTCAGTCTGACCTACGTTCCATTCGCCTGAGGTCAGTCAGCAAGTCTGAGCCAGAAGATGACATCGAGAGCCCTGACTATGCTGAGGAAGCAGGAGCAGAAGTCTTCACCTtgccagagagaaaaatgaaacctcCCATAGCTGAGAAGCCCCCCGTGGCCCGAAGGCCTCCAAGCTTGGTGCACAAGCCACCATCTGTCCCCCGGGAGTACCCGCTAACTTCACCTACCTTGGCTACAACCCCCAAGAGCTCCATTCAACACATGAGGCCATTCCCTCCAGACGTCTACACCGCGGTGCGGAAACCAAAGTCCTCCAGCCCTGAGGGCAGAAGCCCAGGGGAGTCAACAGCACCCTCATCTTTTGTTTTCACCCCTTTCGCTGGTTCCTCTGGTGCCTTCTTCTCAGGAACACAGCAACCTCCCCAGGGAAATATGGAGGATGGAGGCCCTAAGGTGAGAGCCCTGCCTGAAAGAATTAGCCTCCAGAgcgaggaagaagcagagaaaaagaaaggcaagatcCCACCTCCTGTCCCAAAAAAGCCCAGCGTGCTGTACCTGCCTTTCACATCACCCACAGCTCAAATGGATGTGTACGGGACAGAACCAAGGCTGTCGCTCAGCCCCATCATCACCCTGCAGGAAGAAGCCAGGTATCCCCCGACCAGTGACCACCTGCAATCACCTGGTACAAGGACAACTTCAACACCAGAGGCTGAAGGTGGAAGGGAAGCAAGTCCTCTAG GGAGTTCTACGGAAGCAAGCACTGAAGAAAAAAGTGTAATCAGTGATAAAACAGCTGAATGGATTGCCGAAGAGGACGATGACGTGTTTGTGGCTTCACGCACAACTGAAGATTTGTTTACTGTGATACACAG GCCTCAGGACGGACTCCCGGCGATGCCCTGTGCAGCACCACAACCAGCAAGCATTCAGCATGCCACCGCCTCCTGTCTTCTGAACCTTTAA
- the NHSL2 gene encoding NHS-like protein 2 isoform X6, with the protein METAESVTLFWSRGAAANSGRENATATAHSRSSWRQPVNVFLSSGRPPSVEELLREAQLNLQSLLQEEYEEQYSEARLLGQTFRSADEAPESTNSPRPQAGRRLEFVLMPTNRQLSEDETTTQGVRAPEASLSLSTTADKQAAWNSPFPLPILEEKRWLQPCSTHSDIVPINISGHSNSPSGSVAHSATSDIRLSRSVPEDVHGRVAVGQEARFPNLTSSVLRSPSSDPEEVLQARRGAHPPGMESIGMVYSITSSCNGPTESMFSASWKGDTFTYMTPSATSQSTQVIENGKNPSSGNAWVSLHTLPPLVPKETATLVVTRDNPAGCSGSAGYSEHPTQQMQAVERPSRIGLLTSGISQLETGPDGASRFRERSLSVPTDSGTTELDYEEEQKASEACALPYDRTGSEGSNSADNIASHRAQQEAQHRRQRSKSISLRKAKKKPSPPMRSVSLVKDEPVLLPEGGSALPKEQRPRSLCLSLEHQGRHSSHQDGRGHPAVPTFKDPEGTQFSHHWYLTDWKSGDTCQSLSSSSTATGTTVIECTQAQGSSESLASPSTSRATTPSQLSIEVEAREVSSPGRPTGLMSPSSGYSSQSETPTPTVSMSLTLGHLPPPSGSVRVRPVVPERKSSLPPTSPMEKMSKSWLSFDLPLTSSTNLDLSGMSISIRSKTKVSRHHSDTNFGAKLAQKMSPNQPVMPMVTQSDLRSIRLRSVSKSEPEDDIESPDYAEEAGAEVFTLPERKMKPPIAEKPPVARRPPSLVHKPPSVPREYPLTSPTLATTPKSSIQHMRPFPPDVYTAVRKPKSSSPEGRSPGESTAPSSFVFTPFAGSSGAFFSGTQQPPQGNMEDGGPKVRALPERISLQSEEEAEKKKGKIPPPVPKKPSVLYLPFTSPTAQMDVYGTEPRLSLSPIITLQEEARYPPTSDHLQSPGTRTTSTPEAEGGREASPLGSSTEASTEEKSVISDKTAEWIAEEDDDVFVASRTTEDLFTVIHRSKRKLLGWKEPGEAFAGGSRPSSHSPIKNTADSPISESAASAGSSGSANLDAGRNDDFKALLQKKGSKATPRSRPSAAELLKTTNPLARRIIAQFSKDYETTSDPST; encoded by the exons CTGCAGCTAACTCAGGTCGGGAAAATGCGACAGCGACTGCCCACTCGAGGTCGTCATGGCGACAGCCAGTGAACGTGTTCCTTTCCTCGGGCAGGCCCCCGAGTGTAGAGGAGCTGCTTCGAGAGGCGCAGCTCAATCTCCAGAGCCTGTTGCAAG AAGAATATGAGGAACAGTACTCGGAGGCCAGACTCCTGGGGCAGACCTTCCGCTCTGCTGATGAGGCCCCTGAGTCCACCAATAGCCCAAGGCCCCAGGCTGGCAGGCGTCTGGAGTTTGTGTTGATG CCTACAAATCGGCAGCTGAGCGAGGATGAGACTACCACCCAGGGTGTGAGGGCCCCTGAGGCCTCCCTGAGCCTGTCTACCACAGCCGACAAGCAAGCTGCCTGGAAtagccccttccctctgcccatcctAGAGGAGAAACGGTGGCTTCAACCTTGCTCCACGCACTCTGACATTGTGCCCATCAACATCTCTG GTCACAGCAACAGCCCATCAGGCAGTGTGGCCCACTCTGCCACCTCCGACATCAGGCTCAGTCGTTCAGTCCCAGAAGATGTCCATGGAAGAGTTGCAGTTGGTCAGGAAGCTCGTTTCCCAAATCTCACTTCATCGGTACTGAGGAGTCCTTCGAGTGATCCAGAAGAAGTTCTCCAGGCGCGTCGTGGTGCACACCCTCCTGGCATGGAGAGCATAGGAATGGTGTATAGCATCACCAGTTCTTGCAATGGACCAACGGAGTCGATGTTCTCTGCTTCCTGGAAGGGAGATACTTTTACCTACATGACTCCAAGTGCCACCAGTCAGAGCACTCAAGtcattgaaaatggaaaaaatccttCCTCTGGGAATGCTTGGGTCTCTCTGCACACACTGCCACCTCTAGTTCCTAAGGAGACTGCTACCCTCGTTGTCACTCGTGATAACCCAGCAGGATGCAGTGGGTCAGCAGGCTACTCTGAGCACCCTACTCAACAAATGCAGGCAGTGGAACGACCCTCCAGGATTGGCCTTCTCACTAGTGGTATCTCACAGCTGGAGACAGGCCCAGATGGGGCCAGCAGGTTCCGGGAGCGGTCACTGTCTGTGCCCACAGACTCAGGCACCACAGAGTTGGATTATGAGGAGGAACAGAAGGCCAGCGAAGCCTGTGCCCTTCCTTATGACCGTACAGGTTCTGAGGGCAGTAACAGTGCTGACAACATTGCCTCTCATAGGGCCCAACAGGAGGCCCAGCACAGAAGGCAGAGGTCCAAGAGTATCTCACTCAGGAAGGCCAAGAAGAAGCCTTCCCCACCAATGCGCAGTGTCTCACTGGTCAAAGATGAGCCAGTCCTCTTGCCAGAAGGTGGGTCAGCCCTACCCAAGGAACAGAGGCCCAGGAGCCTTTGCCTCTCCTTGGAACACCAGGGACGTCACTCATCCCACCAGGATGGTCGGGGTCACCCAGCTGTGCCAACCTTCAAAGATCCAGAAGGCACACAATTCTCCCACCACTGGTACCTTACTGACTGGAAGTCTGGTGACACTTGCCAATCCTTGTCCAGCTCCAGCACTGCCACAGGCACCACAGTCATTGAGTGCACCCAAGCTCAGGGCAGCTCAGAGTCTCTTGCCTCCCCTTCCACATCCAGAGCCACGACACCTTCCCAGCTCTCCATCGAGGTGGAGGCCAGGGAAGTATCCTCCCCAGGAAGGCCTACTGGGCTGATGTCACCCTCCAGTGGATACTCCAGCCAGTCAGAGACACCAACCCCCACAGTCTCCATGTCCTTGACCCTGGGCCACTTGCCCCCTCCAAGTGGCAGTGTCCGGGTGCGTCCAGTGGTGCCTGAGAGGAAGTCATCACTACCCCCGACATCACCCATGGAGAAAATGTCCAAGTCATGGCTGTCGTTTGACCTACCATTGACCTCATCAACTAACCTGGATCTGTCTGGGATGAGTATCTCTATCCGAAGTAAAACCAAGGTGAGCCGGCATCACTCAGATACAAATTTTGGGGCCAAGCTGGCCCAGAAAATGAGCCCCAACCAACCAGTTATGCCCATGGTTACTCAGTCTGACCTACGTTCCATTCGCCTGAGGTCAGTCAGCAAGTCTGAGCCAGAAGATGACATCGAGAGCCCTGACTATGCTGAGGAAGCAGGAGCAGAAGTCTTCACCTtgccagagagaaaaatgaaacctcCCATAGCTGAGAAGCCCCCCGTGGCCCGAAGGCCTCCAAGCTTGGTGCACAAGCCACCATCTGTCCCCCGGGAGTACCCGCTAACTTCACCTACCTTGGCTACAACCCCCAAGAGCTCCATTCAACACATGAGGCCATTCCCTCCAGACGTCTACACCGCGGTGCGGAAACCAAAGTCCTCCAGCCCTGAGGGCAGAAGCCCAGGGGAGTCAACAGCACCCTCATCTTTTGTTTTCACCCCTTTCGCTGGTTCCTCTGGTGCCTTCTTCTCAGGAACACAGCAACCTCCCCAGGGAAATATGGAGGATGGAGGCCCTAAGGTGAGAGCCCTGCCTGAAAGAATTAGCCTCCAGAgcgaggaagaagcagagaaaaagaaaggcaagatcCCACCTCCTGTCCCAAAAAAGCCCAGCGTGCTGTACCTGCCTTTCACATCACCCACAGCTCAAATGGATGTGTACGGGACAGAACCAAGGCTGTCGCTCAGCCCCATCATCACCCTGCAGGAAGAAGCCAGGTATCCCCCGACCAGTGACCACCTGCAATCACCTGGTACAAGGACAACTTCAACACCAGAGGCTGAAGGTGGAAGGGAAGCAAGTCCTCTAG GGAGTTCTACGGAAGCAAGCACTGAAGAAAAAAGTGTAATCAGTGATAAAACAGCTGAATGGATTGCCGAAGAGGACGATGACGTGTTTGTGGCTTCACGCACAACTGAAGATTTGTTTACTGTGATACACAG GTCCAAGAGAAAGCTGCTTGGCTGGAAAGAGCCTGGTGAGGCCTTTGCTGGCGGCAGCAGACCAAGCTCCCATTCCCCAATAAAGAACACAGCTGATTCTCCCATCAGTGAGTCAGCTGCTTCTGCAGGGTCAAGCGGCAGTGCTAACCTAGATGCTGGCAGAAACGATGATTTCAAGGCCTTGCTACAGAAGAAGGGGAGCAAGGCAACTCCAAGGTCCCGCCCTTCAGCAGCCGAACTGCTGAAGACCACTAACCCACTGGCTCGGAGAATTATTGCCCAATTTTCAAAAGACTATGAAACCACCAGTGACCCCAGTACTTAA